One Electrophorus electricus isolate fEleEle1 chromosome 10, fEleEle1.pri, whole genome shotgun sequence genomic region harbors:
- the LOC113572216 gene encoding endothelin-3, with the protein MALHTVLLLSISWSSVLHEGLGFPVIGQSEVNEPEPAHRVRTKRCSCNNQMDSECHYFCHLDIIWVNTPSKITVYGLGSPLARRRRSAGRCLCANSADQTCSSFCVHSLEEVRRVMLKNLSELLKDQSESPTADLHSALKKQHNVAPVVVVDGTVDRACIDVLTFLRRARTMKRIPAPRQRGSRVFRLAIAKFRLGTMRTAST; encoded by the exons ATGGCACTGCATACTGTCCTGCTTTTGTCCATTAGTTGGTCTTCAGTGCTGCATGAAG GGTTAGGCTTCCCTGTCATTGGCCAGTCTGAAGTGAATGAACCAGAGCCTGCACACAGAGTGCGCACTAAACGATGCTCCTGCAACAACCAGATGGACTCTGAATGTCACTACTTCTGCCATCTGGACATAATCTGGGTGAATACCCCaag TAAGATTACTGTGTATGGTCTGGGCAGTCCTCTGGCTCGGCGGCGGAGGTCTGCAGGCCGCTGCCTCTGTGCCAATTCTGCTGATCAAACCTGCAGCAGCTTCTGTGTCCACAG CTTAGAAGAGGTCAGAAGAGTCATGCTGAAGAACCTATCTGAGCTACTAAAAGATCAATCAGAAAGCCCTACAGCAGACCTGCACAGTGCCTTGAAAAAGCAACACAATGTTGCTCCAGTAGTAGTGGTTGATGGAACTGTGGACAGAGCTTGTATAGATGTTCTCACATTCCTCAG AAGAGCCAGGACAATGAAGAGGATTCCTGCTCCTAGACAGAGGGGCTCCAGGGTCTTTAGACTGGCTATAGCTAAATTTAGGCTGGGAACAATGAGGACAGCAAGCACCTGA